The Leptolyngbya sp. CCY15150 genome includes the window AGGTTTCATCCTCTTCATTGGCACCATCGCCATTCACCGCGATCGTGATCAACCGCTCGGTCTCACCCGGTGCAAAGACAATCACTTCGTCGGTGACCGGCGTATAGTCGCCCTCACCGGTTGCCACATCACCCCCAGAACTAGCGGTGTCATCCGCCGTACTGTAGGTGACACTCACCTCACCCGGAGTAGGACTACTCAGGCTGACGGTAAAGACAGCGTTGCTGGTTTCGCCAAGATCACCTTCCAGCACCGAGGCATTGGAAATGGTGATGACGGCTGGATCATCATCATCAATAATCGTCCCGGTTGCTTGGGTATCTGGCTCAAGGTTGGCTCCGCCGCTAGCATTGCTGAGGATGACATCAAAGGTCTCATCCGCCTCGTCTACGTCATCGCCATTCACGGTGATCGTGATTAATTGCTGCACAGCACCGGGGGCAAAGGTGAGGACTCCATCCACCACCGGCACATAGTCATCCTCACCAAGCACCGGATTCCCACCAAAGCTGGCCGTACCGTTCGCAGTATTGTAGTTAACCGTTACCTCAGACTGGCTAGGCGTGGTCAGTCGCACGGTGAAAATAGCGTTGGTTATCTGGCCGCTGTCCCCTTCTAACGACGTTCGGCTGTCAATCGTGATCGTCGGCTGGGCGTCATCATCCCCAATCGTGCCGACTCCCGTATCGTTGCTTACCGTGGCGTTTCCTTGCAGATTGTCCAACACCACATTGAAGGTTTCACTGGGTTCGCTGACGCCATCCCCGTTCACGGTGACCGTGATCAATTGCAGCGTCTCGCCTGCCACAAAGGTCAACGAACCACTGGCCGCTTCGTAGTCATTGCCCCCAACGGCTGGATCACTGCCAGCAAGGGCACTGCCATCTGTTGTGTTGTAGTCAACGGTAATGTCCGTTTGACTCGGATTGCTCAGTTGCACCGTGAAGATGGCGTTGGTGGTGGTGAGATCATCGCCTTCGAGCACCGATGATCCCAAGATGGCGATCGCTGGCTGAGGATCATCATCAACAATTGTGCCAATGGCGCTCTCGCCCCCTCCTACCAAGTTGGCACCACCGCCGTTAGGATCAGAGAGGGTCACACTGAAGGTTTCATCGCCTTCATTGGCACCATCGCCGTTCACGGTGATCGTGATCAACTGCTCGATCTCACCCGCCGCGAAGGTCACAGTTCCGCCAAGCACAGGCAGATAATCATCCCCGCCCGCTGCCAAAGCTCCGCCGGTACTGGCGGTGATATTGGCGGTGGTGTAGTTAACCGTCACCGCCTCCGAACTGGGGTTGGTCAAGCTCACCGTGAATACGGCATTGGTGGTTTCATTGATAGCGCCTTCGGTGACACTGGTGCCCAGGATGGCGATCGCGGGTGGCCCATCATTATCGACAATGGTTCCCACACCTGTCCCATCTGCAATGCCGCCCCCCGCCGATGTGCTGGTGAGATTTACGTTGAAGGTTTCGGTACCTTCAGTCGCGCCGTCCCCATTCACCGCGATGGTGATCAACCGTTGGGTTTCGCCTGCGGTGAAGGTCAGAGCACCATCCACCACCGGCTCAAAGTCGCCCTCACCGGCCGCTATATTTCCCCCAGAGCTAGCCGTTCCGTCTGCGGTGCTGTAGGTCACCGTTACATCGTCCTGGCTAGGATTACTCAGGCTGACGGTAAAGATGGCGTTGCTGGTGTCACCAAGATTGCCCTCCAACACCGAAGCATTAGAAATGGCGATCGTTGGCGGATCATCATTGTCGATAATGGTGCCGGTGCCGGGATTATCGCCCAGGGTTGGGCCCCCAGTCGGCGGACTCAGCCGGACAGCAAAGGTTTCATCCTCTTCATTCACACCATCCCCATTCACAGTGATCGTGATGAACTGCTGAGTTTCACCGGCGGCAAAGGTCAGAACACCATCGACCACAGGCTGATAGTCATCAAGGCCCAGCGCGCCATTGCCACCGGCTAAGGCTGTCCCATCTTCTGTGGTGTAGGCTACCGTCACCTCAGCCTGATTTGGATTGCTGAGGCTAACGGTAAACACCGCCGTGCTGATGTCCCCCGTGTTGCCTTCCAGCACCGTGGCGTTGCTAATGTTCACCACCGGCACATTGTCATCATCCAAGATCGTGCCGATGCCCAACCCGTCATCTAGCGTCGCGTTGGTGGTGGGGTTGATCAACGTAATGCTGAAGGTTTCATCCAGTTCGTTGACATCATCGCCATTCACGGCGATCGTGATCAACTGTTGGGTTTCACCGGGCGCAAAGGTCAGCGTGTTGCCCACCACGGGCACATAGTCATCGCCACCGGCTGCCCCGTTGTCTCCGGTGCTGGTTGTGATATTTGCCGTGCTATAGTCAACGGTGACTTCCGTCTGGCTGGGATTGCTCAACTGGACAGTGAAGATGGCAGCGGTGGTGTCGCCACTATTTCCCTCGGTGACCGATGTATCTAAGATGGCGATCGCTGGCTGATCATCATCATCCAAAATAGTGACCGTGCCAGAACTAGCCGTTCCATCTAAGGTTGCTCCCCCTCCTCCAGTGACACCGTTCAAGACAACATTGAAGGTTTCTGCATCCGGCTCGTTCGTATCATCCCCATTCACCGTCACCGTGATCAACTGCTGGGTCTCACCCGGTGCAAAGACCAGTACCCCATCTACCCCATCAACGATAGGACTAAAATCTGCCGTCCCCGCATTCAACTCTCCGTCGGAACGGGCGGTACCATCGTTCGTGCTGTAGGTGACGGTCAGCTCCGTCTGACTGGGATTGCTCAGTTGCACTGTAAAAACGGCAGTGGCTGTCTCGCCGCTATCCCCTTCATTGACGGTGACAGCATTGTTGAGAAGGGCGATCGCTGGTGGCCCGTCGTTATTAACAATCGTGCCCGTGCCCACTCCGTCGGCCACCGTTGCGCCCGTAGGATCAGCGAGGTTGATCGTGAAGGCTTCATTCCCTTCATTCACGTCGTCCCCATTCACCGTAATGGTGATCAATTGCTGGGTTTCACCGGGGGCAAAGACTAAGGTTTCGTCGATGACCGGGACATAATCGCTGCCGCCCGCTGCAACAACACCGCTTGAACTGGCTGTGCCATCCCCGGTGCTGTAGGTGACGGTGACCTCAGATTGGCTGGGGTTGGTCAGTTGTACCGTGAAGACAGCATTGGTCGTTTCCCCACTATTGCCCTCCACCACCGATGTATCCAGGATGGCGATCGCTGGCTGAGCATCATCTTCAAGAAGGGTGCCGGTGACCTGTGGGGTGCTGAGGGTCGAACCGTTGCTGGGGTTGCTGAGATTGAGGACAAAGGTTTCATCGACCCCGTCTTCAAAGGTGTTGTCTCCGTTGACCGTCACCGTCAGGCGTTGGATCGTTGAGCCAGGCGCGAAGGTTAACAGGCCGGTTCTGGGCGTATAGTCCGCCGTCCCAGCCTCAATCTCACCACCGCTCTCCGCCGTCCCGTCTGCCGTTTCATAGGTAACCGTGACGGGCGCTTGGCTAGGGCGATCGAGGAGGAAGGTAAAAACGGCTCCAGGTGAATTACCCAAGGCACCTTCATTCACCGCCACATCCTCAACGGAAATGATGGGGGCCGGATCATCATTGAGGATCGTGCTTGTTCCCACAGAGCTGCCGCCTGTGAAGGTGGCATTGTCTGCACCTGGATCTAGCGATAGCTGTAGCGTTAGGGTTTCATTCGGTTCAAAAATCTCATCCGCCGCTGTGGGCACCACCACGGTAAGCTGCGTTTCCCCCGGTGCAAAGGTGAGGCTGCCTTGGGTAGCGGTATAGTCGTTATCGCCATCCGGCTCAGGCGTCAGGGGTTCAGCGATCGCTGTCCCATTTACCGTGGTGTAGTTGATGACAACGGGGGTGGTGCCCTCCCGCGATAGCTGCACGATAAAGGCGAGATCCGTACCCTCCGCTTGGCTATCGCCCAGCACCGTCACAATCGGCACACTGTCATTATCCCGAATCGTCACCACACCTTGAGTAATGCCATCATTCAGGTTGACGCTGCCAGGCACTGGCGTACCTGTGAGGTTCACGAAAAACTGCTCGTTGACCTCTTCCACCACATCATCCACAACGGTGATCGTCAGCAGTGTGGAGGTTGTGCCCGCCACAAACGATAGGGTGCCTACGCGTGGGTCATAGTCTCGGGTGCCATCAATCACAGCCCCTGTGCTGACAGCCGTATCATCAGCCGTCGTATAGGTCACCCGAGTGAGCTCATCACTGGCATTGCTGAGGGTCACCTCTAGCACCGCTGTTCCTGCATCTTCAAGAACCGTGAGGCTATTAATGCTCACCACCGGAGCCAGCTCATTGTCGGTAATGCTGACCGTACTGATGCGATCTGGGCCAAGCTCTACCCCATCTCCGCTAGGATTACCCGTGACGCTAAAAATCTCTAGGGAAAAGGTTTCGGGGACGCCATTTTTCTCATAGATATCGTCATCAAGGATGGTAATTTCAATGACTTTTTGGGTTTCTTGTTCCAGAAACACAAGAGAGGGTGTGTCGGGGAAGAAATAGTCTTCTCCATCGGTGGCGGTACCGTTGTTGAGGGTATAGTTCACCGTAATCTGCCCCGCAGCCGGGCCGCTTAAGCCGACGGTGAAGCGCGCCACCGCACCCACTCCTTCCGTGACCTGCACCCCTGTATTGAGCAGATTGACCACCGGTGCCGGATCATTATCCGTAATATTGCCAAAACCATTCAGGATGGAATTGGTCGAGTCAGCCCCAGAGA containing:
- a CDS encoding Calx-beta domain-containing protein, whose translation is MTNFRDDLTQSGAIASGLPTSAIASDRLELLVIDPSVQDYGQLIDGLRPGVVVYVLHPQQDGIEQITELLQHYNQQIQALHLITHGDRGQLHLGHSLLTTSTLGRYGRSLQRWSTALAPQADILIYGCQVADGVTGYGFIRQLQVLTGANIAASTTPIGHPSLGGTWDLDVTLGKVHTPVVVNPATQQTYPHCFIPTVSISDLTLEEDVGDAVFTVTLSEPATDPVVLDFNTSDFSTTAGEDYTAVSGRLTIPSGGTQAFITVPIIDDDLDEARDGDPFESETFSVDLSIVSGADSTNSILNGFGNITDNDPAPVVNLLNTGVQVTEGVGAVARFTVGLSGPAAGQITVNYTLNNGTATDGEDYFFPDTPSLVFLEQETQKVIEITILDDDIYEKNGVPETFSLEIFSVTGNPSGDGVELGPDRISTVSITDNELAPVVSINSLTVLEDAGTAVLEVTLSNASDELTRVTYTTADDTAVSTGAVIDGTRDYDPRVGTLSFVAGTTSTLLTITVVDDVVEEVNEQFFVNLTGTPVPGSVNLNDGITQGVVTIRDNDSVPIVTVLGDSQAEGTDLAFIVQLSREGTTPVVINYTTVNGTAIAEPLTPEPDGDNDYTATQGSLTFAPGETQLTVVVPTAADEIFEPNETLTLQLSLDPGADNATFTGGSSVGTSTILNDDPAPIISVEDVAVNEGALGNSPGAVFTFLLDRPSQAPVTVTYETADGTAESGGEIEAGTADYTPRTGLLTFAPGSTIQRLTVTVNGDNTFEDGVDETFVLNLSNPSNGSTLSTPQVTGTLLEDDAQPAIAILDTSVVEGNSGETTNAVFTVQLTNPSQSEVTVTYSTGDGTASSSGVVAAGGSDYVPVIDETLVFAPGETQQLITITVNGDDVNEGNEAFTINLADPTGATVADGVGTGTIVNNDGPPAIALLNNAVTVNEGDSGETATAVFTVQLSNPSQTELTVTYSTNDGTARSDGELNAGTADFSPIVDGVDGVLVFAPGETQQLITVTVNGDDTNEPDAETFNVVLNGVTGGGGATLDGTASSGTVTILDDDDQPAIAILDTSVTEGNSGDTTAAIFTVQLSNPSQTEVTVDYSTANITTSTGDNGAAGGDDYVPVVGNTLTFAPGETQQLITIAVNGDDVNELDETFSITLINPTTNATLDDGLGIGTILDDDNVPVVNISNATVLEGNTGDISTAVFTVSLSNPNQAEVTVAYTTEDGTALAGGNGALGLDDYQPVVDGVLTFAAGETQQFITITVNGDGVNEEDETFAVRLSPPTGGPTLGDNPGTGTIIDNDDPPTIAISNASVLEGNLGDTSNAIFTVSLSNPSQDDVTVTYSTADGTASSGGNIAAGEGDFEPVVDGALTFTAGETQRLITIAVNGDGATEGTETFNVNLTSTSAGGGIADGTGVGTIVDNDGPPAIAILGTSVTEGAINETTNAVFTVSLTNPSSEAVTVNYTTANITASTGGALAAGGDDYLPVLGGTVTFAAGEIEQLITITVNGDGANEGDETFSVTLSDPNGGGANLVGGGESAIGTIVDDDPQPAIAILGSSVLEGDDLTTTNAIFTVQLSNPSQTDITVDYNTTDGSALAGSDPAVGGNDYEAASGSLTFVAGETLQLITVTVNGDGVSEPSETFNVVLDNLQGNATVSNDTGVGTIGDDDAQPTITIDSRTSLEGDSGQITNAIFTVRLTTPSQSEVTVNYNTANGTASFGGNPVLGEDDYVPVVDGVLTFAPGAVQQLITITVNGDDVDEADETFDVILSNASGGANLEPDTQATGTIIDDDDPAVITISNASVLEGDLGETSNAVFTVSLSSPTPGEVSVTYSTADDTASSGGDVATGEGDYTPVTDEVIVFAPGETERLITIAVNGDGANEEDETFTVTLNNLTGDATPGDLVGVGTIVDNDGPPAIAISNAVVDEGDSGDTVNAIFTVQLSNPSQNEVTVDYSTANGTANAGGEVNAGTDDYTPLTGTLTFAPGETTALITVTVNGDDVDELDETFTVTLADPSGGAELSGGVQVGTGTITDDDDQAAIAILGTSVLEGDATTTTSAIFTVQLSNPSQTDISVDYNTTDGSASALG